From Rubrivirga sp. SAORIC476, a single genomic window includes:
- a CDS encoding ACT domain-containing protein, with product MTLDVLPGRLAVCRLAPDAPLAPWMGEGVVSSLSRTTAELSVVCAEASVPEGVRVEAGWRALALRGPIDFALTGVLVRILQPLAEADVGIFALSTYDTDLVLVKEVQLADAVAALRDAGLDVVG from the coding sequence ATGACCCTCGACGTCCTCCCCGGCCGCCTCGCCGTCTGCCGCCTCGCCCCCGACGCGCCGCTGGCGCCGTGGATGGGCGAGGGCGTCGTGAGCAGCCTCAGCCGGACCACCGCCGAGCTGTCGGTGGTCTGCGCGGAGGCGTCCGTGCCGGAGGGCGTCCGCGTCGAGGCCGGGTGGCGGGCACTCGCGCTGCGCGGCCCCATCGACTTCGCGCTGACGGGCGTGCTCGTCCGCATCCTCCAGCCGCTCGCCGAGGCGGACGTGGGCATCTTCGCGCTCTCGACCTACGATACCGACCTCGTGCTCGTCAAAGAGGTCCAACTGGCGGATGCCGTCGCCGCGCTCCGCGACGCAGGCCTGGACGTGGTCGGCTAG
- a CDS encoding NupC/NupG family nucleoside CNT transporter encodes MDFVSIGRGLLGLVGILAIAFALSSDRRRINWRTVGAGVALQLVFAILFLKGDVLAETFSPFGWPKVAFAAIAGLFVAFLSAVEAGSTFVFGTLALSPGADGSLGFFFFAYVLPTVIVFAAMMSILYYLGIMQRIVQGVAWVVQRALGTSGPESLSVSANIFVGQTEAPLVIKPYIKTLSRSELMAVMTGGMATIAGGVLASYVAFLGERYASVAGIAVEAGQQLFAEQLLGASVMAAPAALVLAKILIPETRPVDASLVQAEADAGEATQPSTASDLATEAAVEDLADAGPKNVIDAAATGAADGLQLALNIGAMLIAFLALIAMINGILDWSAGIFGYTMTLESILGVVLAPVAWLIGVPTVDITAFGGLIGTKVIANEFVAYSQLADAIAAGSLDPKTVIMATFALCGFANLSSIGIQIGGIGPLAPERTGEIASLGLRAVLAGTLANLMTATIAGVLLG; translated from the coding sequence ATGGACTTCGTCTCGATCGGCCGCGGCCTCCTCGGCCTCGTCGGCATCCTCGCCATCGCCTTCGCGCTCTCCTCCGACCGCCGCCGCATCAACTGGCGGACGGTCGGCGCGGGCGTCGCGCTCCAACTCGTCTTCGCCATCCTCTTCCTGAAGGGCGACGTGCTGGCCGAGACGTTCTCGCCGTTCGGGTGGCCGAAGGTGGCCTTCGCGGCCATCGCGGGGCTGTTCGTGGCGTTCCTCTCGGCCGTCGAGGCGGGGTCGACGTTCGTGTTCGGGACGCTGGCGCTGTCGCCGGGCGCCGACGGCTCGCTGGGCTTCTTCTTCTTCGCCTACGTCCTGCCGACGGTCATCGTGTTCGCGGCGATGATGTCGATCCTGTACTACCTGGGCATCATGCAGCGGATCGTGCAGGGCGTGGCCTGGGTCGTGCAGCGCGCGCTGGGGACCTCCGGGCCGGAGTCGCTGTCGGTGAGCGCCAACATCTTCGTCGGGCAGACGGAGGCGCCGCTCGTCATCAAGCCCTACATCAAGACCCTGTCGCGCAGCGAGCTGATGGCCGTGATGACGGGCGGCATGGCGACGATCGCGGGCGGCGTGCTGGCCAGCTACGTCGCCTTCCTGGGCGAGCGCTACGCGAGCGTCGCCGGGATCGCCGTCGAGGCCGGCCAGCAGCTCTTCGCCGAGCAACTGCTGGGTGCCAGCGTGATGGCCGCCCCGGCGGCCCTCGTGCTCGCCAAGATCCTGATCCCCGAGACGCGCCCCGTCGACGCGTCGCTCGTGCAGGCCGAGGCGGACGCGGGCGAGGCCACGCAGCCGTCCACGGCCTCCGACCTAGCCACCGAGGCGGCCGTGGAGGACCTCGCCGACGCAGGGCCGAAGAACGTCATCGACGCCGCCGCCACGGGCGCGGCCGACGGCCTCCAGCTGGCGCTCAACATCGGCGCGATGCTGATCGCGTTCCTGGCGCTCATCGCCATGATCAACGGCATCCTGGACTGGTCGGCCGGGATCTTCGGCTACACGATGACGCTGGAGAGCATCCTGGGCGTGGTCCTGGCGCCCGTCGCGTGGCTGATCGGCGTGCCGACGGTCGACATCACGGCCTTCGGCGGGCTCATCGGGACGAAGGTGATCGCCAACGAGTTCGTCGCCTACAGCCAGCTCGCCGACGCCATCGCGGCGGGCAGCCTCGATCCGAAGACCGTCATCATGGCGACGTTCGCGCTGTGCGGCTTCGCCAACCTGTCGTCGATCGGCATCCAGATCGGCGGCATCGGGCCGCTGGCACCGGAGCGGACCGGCGAGATCGCCAGCCTCGGCCTGCGCGCGGTCCTGGCCGGGACGCTCGCCAACCTGATGACGGCCACCATCGCGGGCGTGCTGCTGGGGTGA
- a CDS encoding beta-propeller domain-containing protein, whose translation MPRLLPLVALVLAAPALAQPADGPLTPFASDSALTDYVRAFTEQWQQPARPRPIPTDAVPASAQTGCDHQGEPPAAIVSGRVLDGDTGDPLIGANVLLRAPLPCGAATNLEGAFRLHLDADAVTDSTVTLQVSYAGYSSAEVQVEVSPGDSAAVEVSLTGAALGEVVVASVQAGVVSGLANESVTNTQTEGVDEGGIVKLHGGHLVILRRGRLFTVAIGDGALDPVDVADASGPELDPEATWYDELLIVGETVVVVGYSYQRAGTELVLFDLGTDGRLSYRSTYHLRSNDYYSSENYASRVVDGRLVFYTPLRLPWTLAEAGADGFLPALRRWAGDAQGRFEPIASATSVYRPARELRRWGGALHTVTSCAIADGEMDCTATAVLGAFGHTFYVSGTAVYVWLSGWAPTDGAEAVLYRLPLDGGPPSALGVQGGPIDQFSFLEADDMLQVVSTDWGGGQWMWRSEVSRQDLALLQIPLDAFGDGASDAPEAWYHHLPVPAGGVDVNRFVGDHLLYGSSRATANEGRVQAVAWTRPQTAWTIPTGHATERIEVLGRHAIVVGSDRGDLRFSSIQLGDRARRAGAYRMANAAQGETRSHGFFYRPSGDQAGTLGLPVRRRGGRYASLRDGSASVVYLRNDALQLRRLGDLDASPEPVDDHCVASCVDWYGNARPLFVGDRVFALLGYEIVEGRVWGGRIQEVGRVSFAPTRAALRR comes from the coding sequence ATGCCCCGTCTCCTCCCGCTCGTCGCGCTGGTGCTCGCCGCGCCCGCCCTCGCCCAGCCCGCCGACGGGCCGCTGACGCCGTTCGCGTCGGACAGCGCGCTCACCGACTACGTCCGCGCGTTCACGGAGCAGTGGCAGCAGCCGGCGAGGCCCCGGCCGATCCCCACGGACGCGGTACCTGCCTCGGCCCAGACCGGATGCGATCACCAGGGCGAGCCGCCAGCGGCCATCGTCTCGGGCCGCGTGCTGGATGGCGACACGGGCGACCCCTTGATTGGCGCCAACGTCCTGCTACGAGCACCGCTGCCGTGCGGGGCCGCCACGAACCTGGAAGGGGCGTTTCGCCTCCATCTCGACGCCGACGCGGTCACCGACAGCACGGTCACGCTCCAGGTCAGCTACGCCGGATACTCGTCCGCCGAGGTGCAGGTCGAGGTGAGCCCCGGCGACTCGGCGGCCGTTGAGGTTTCCCTGACCGGGGCCGCGCTCGGCGAAGTCGTCGTCGCGAGCGTCCAGGCTGGTGTCGTATCCGGCCTGGCCAACGAGTCCGTGACCAACACGCAGACGGAGGGGGTGGACGAGGGCGGCATCGTCAAGCTCCACGGCGGCCACCTCGTGATCCTGCGGCGCGGCCGCCTCTTCACGGTCGCCATCGGCGACGGCGCGCTCGACCCGGTCGACGTAGCCGACGCGTCTGGGCCGGAGTTGGACCCGGAGGCCACGTGGTACGACGAACTTCTGATCGTCGGCGAGACGGTGGTCGTCGTGGGCTACAGCTACCAGCGCGCGGGCACCGAGTTGGTCCTGTTCGACCTCGGCACCGACGGCCGCCTGAGCTACCGCTCCACGTATCACCTGCGCTCGAACGACTACTACTCGTCCGAGAACTACGCCAGCCGCGTGGTCGACGGGCGCCTCGTGTTCTACACGCCGCTCCGCCTCCCCTGGACGCTCGCCGAGGCGGGGGCGGACGGGTTCCTCCCCGCCCTCCGCCGCTGGGCGGGCGACGCCCAGGGCCGCTTCGAGCCCATCGCCTCGGCGACCTCGGTGTACCGGCCGGCGCGCGAGCTTCGCCGATGGGGTGGCGCCCTCCACACGGTCACCTCGTGTGCCATCGCCGACGGAGAGATGGACTGCACCGCGACGGCCGTGCTCGGCGCCTTCGGCCACACCTTCTACGTCTCCGGAACGGCCGTCTACGTCTGGCTCTCGGGCTGGGCGCCGACGGACGGCGCGGAGGCGGTACTGTACCGCCTGCCCCTGGACGGCGGGCCGCCCTCGGCCCTCGGCGTCCAGGGCGGCCCCATCGACCAGTTCTCGTTCCTCGAAGCCGACGACATGCTCCAGGTGGTGTCGACGGACTGGGGCGGCGGGCAGTGGATGTGGCGCTCGGAGGTGTCCCGCCAGGACCTCGCGCTCCTCCAGATCCCGCTCGACGCGTTCGGGGACGGCGCGTCCGACGCACCCGAGGCCTGGTACCACCACCTCCCCGTTCCGGCTGGCGGTGTGGACGTCAACCGGTTCGTGGGCGATCACCTTCTCTACGGATCGTCCCGCGCCACTGCGAACGAAGGCCGCGTCCAGGCCGTCGCCTGGACCCGTCCCCAGACCGCGTGGACGATCCCCACAGGCCACGCCACCGAGCGGATCGAGGTGTTGGGGCGGCACGCGATCGTCGTCGGGAGTGACCGCGGCGACCTCCGGTTCTCGTCCATCCAGCTGGGAGACCGGGCGCGACGGGCCGGTGCCTACCGGATGGCGAACGCCGCACAGGGCGAGACGCGGAGCCACGGCTTCTTCTACCGGCCGAGCGGCGACCAGGCGGGGACGCTCGGACTGCCGGTCCGGCGCCGCGGCGGCCGGTATGCGTCGCTCCGCGACGGCTCCGCGTCGGTGGTCTACCTCCGCAACGACGCCCTCCAGCTGCGCCGCCTCGGCGACCTCGATGCCTCCCCCGAGCCGGTGGACGACCACTGCGTCGCGTCGTGCGTGGACTGGTACGGCAACGCGCGCCCGCTCTTCGTCGGCGACCGCGTGTTCGCGCTGCTGGGCTACGAGATCGTGGAGGGGCGGGTCTGGGGCGGCCGGATTCAGGAGGTCGGCCGGGTGAGCTTCGCGCCGACGCGGGCCGCGCTCCGCCGCTGA
- a CDS encoding VOC family protein, translated as MPSIEHAALWTSDLDRSSAFYARVFGGEAGPRYHNPAKRFTSIFLTFASGARLELMHRPDVTRALFDGPEPLGYAHLAFSVGSEAEVDALTDRLRAEGVPVVGEPRRTGDGYYESVVLDPDGNRVEITV; from the coding sequence ATGCCTTCCATCGAGCACGCCGCCCTCTGGACCTCCGACCTCGACCGGTCGAGCGCCTTCTATGCTCGCGTCTTCGGCGGCGAGGCCGGGCCGCGCTACCACAACCCGGCGAAGCGCTTCACCTCGATCTTCCTCACATTCGCCTCGGGCGCCCGCCTGGAGTTGATGCACCGGCCCGACGTGACCCGCGCGCTCTTCGACGGCCCGGAGCCGCTCGGCTACGCCCACCTCGCCTTCTCGGTCGGCTCGGAGGCCGAGGTGGACGCCCTCACGGACCGCCTCCGCGCCGAGGGCGTCCCGGTGGTCGGCGAGCCGCGGCGGACCGGCGACGGCTACTACGAGAGCGTCGTGCTGGACCCCGACGGCAACCGGGTCGAGATCACGGTGTAA
- a CDS encoding NADAR family protein — MATLPIPQPQPVPGSSVSLVAFYFPGPSRHHPGERQDAYGRWTPWDEACQAPFLGNFWPCTLTIQPPGKPAGTFQTAEAAFQATKWWDDDAVRHRFEAAKTGDEAYSIKSGLSGADPSYAGFSRPGPHIPPYDEAREGAMWAVLSAKFAAPDFEAGLLATGDAYLLEHNESATRDRYWSDGRDGGGKNRLGLQLMALRATLGGSGVPAGAPALADLAATAETL, encoded by the coding sequence ATGGCCACGCTCCCCATCCCGCAGCCCCAGCCGGTCCCCGGCTCCTCGGTCTCGCTGGTCGCCTTCTACTTCCCGGGGCCCAGCCGACACCACCCCGGGGAGCGCCAGGATGCGTACGGGCGGTGGACGCCCTGGGACGAGGCATGCCAGGCGCCCTTCCTGGGCAACTTCTGGCCGTGCACGCTCACGATCCAGCCGCCGGGCAAGCCCGCGGGCACCTTCCAGACGGCGGAGGCGGCGTTCCAGGCGACCAAGTGGTGGGACGACGACGCGGTCCGCCACCGGTTCGAGGCGGCGAAGACCGGGGACGAGGCCTACAGCATCAAGAGCGGCCTCTCCGGCGCCGACCCGTCCTATGCCGGGTTCTCGCGGCCCGGTCCGCACATCCCGCCGTACGACGAGGCCCGCGAGGGGGCGATGTGGGCGGTGCTCTCGGCCAAGTTCGCGGCCCCGGACTTCGAGGCGGGGCTGCTGGCGACGGGCGACGCGTACCTCCTGGAGCACAACGAGAGCGCCACGCGAGATCGGTACTGGAGCGATGGACGGGACGGCGGTGGCAAGAACCGCCTCGGCCTCCAGCTGATGGCGCTCCGCGCGACGCTGGGCGGGTCGGGCGTGCCCGCCGGGGCGCCGGCGCTGGCAGACCTCGCTGCGACGGCCGAGACCCTCTGA
- a CDS encoding DEAD/DEAH box helicase: MSSPARPLPADAPLGVALPGIRLRDGFALREGQRIFLERWAELLRGTERNALGVFVPGYGKTITALASYVVARALGIADRLVVFVPRGNLRDQYADADELAQVFHWLGAEAVSFCAADSDRVFLKNLDTEVVVTTYQYASGERGNEALVEYCKRHKALFVFDEVHHLADDGTWAQAIQKFPHAASVSLSGTPMRGDSKSLFGVPVTVDSEGFEYYDALHEVGMREAHAEGGILKRVDAHVVDYAVRMIRTDTGEEVEVSLAALRDDPEASRDVDAYLARRKLRFHEVYLQTLLGPAFERFAQKRGALARQMARSGGWAGYRDHQMLVIAMSNAHAASILEFVRRQYPDVRSARIGQDVAAGERLALLNAYREGEIDVMVQVDMIGEGTDIKPISVLVKADLVRAVGKTMQQVFRGMRYVPQWPEAANTCDLYAAEDSGVAETLRWIAAEEKLGTKKSKQGTGGGEGPETEPTEVSVWELKSVRQGNATTLSLEQMPGYRSSAQFHRAPEAPASKPVAIDMAARERELRLACAELAKELSYAADVSVRQVHAAWKQQVRGQAQADASVVELDKKRTWLERSLRAGRLL, encoded by the coding sequence GTGTCCTCTCCCGCCCGCCCGCTCCCCGCGGACGCCCCTCTCGGCGTCGCCCTGCCCGGCATCCGCCTGCGGGACGGGTTCGCGCTGCGGGAGGGCCAGCGGATCTTCCTGGAGCGCTGGGCGGAGCTGCTGCGCGGCACCGAGCGGAACGCGCTCGGCGTGTTCGTGCCCGGCTACGGCAAGACCATCACGGCGCTCGCGAGCTACGTCGTCGCGCGCGCGCTGGGCATCGCCGACCGGCTCGTCGTGTTCGTCCCCCGCGGCAACCTCCGCGACCAGTACGCCGACGCCGACGAACTGGCGCAGGTCTTCCACTGGCTCGGCGCCGAGGCCGTTTCCTTCTGCGCGGCCGACTCGGACCGGGTCTTCCTCAAGAACCTCGACACCGAGGTCGTGGTGACCACCTACCAGTATGCTTCCGGCGAGCGCGGCAATGAGGCGCTGGTCGAGTACTGCAAGCGCCACAAGGCGCTCTTCGTGTTCGACGAGGTCCACCACCTGGCCGACGACGGGACGTGGGCGCAGGCCATCCAGAAGTTCCCCCACGCCGCCTCGGTGTCGCTCTCGGGCACCCCGATGCGGGGCGACAGCAAGTCGCTCTTCGGCGTGCCCGTCACGGTCGACTCGGAGGGCTTCGAGTACTACGACGCGCTCCACGAGGTCGGCATGCGCGAGGCGCACGCCGAGGGCGGCATCCTGAAGCGCGTCGACGCCCACGTCGTGGACTACGCCGTCCGCATGATCCGGACGGACACGGGTGAGGAGGTGGAGGTGTCGCTCGCCGCCCTCCGCGACGACCCCGAGGCCAGCCGGGACGTGGACGCCTACCTCGCCCGGCGCAAGCTCCGCTTCCACGAGGTCTACCTCCAGACGTTGCTCGGCCCGGCCTTCGAGCGGTTCGCGCAGAAGCGCGGCGCGCTGGCCCGCCAGATGGCGCGCTCCGGCGGCTGGGCGGGCTACCGCGACCACCAGATGCTCGTCATCGCGATGAGCAACGCCCACGCGGCCTCCATCCTGGAGTTCGTTCGCCGCCAGTACCCCGACGTGCGCTCGGCGCGCATCGGGCAGGACGTGGCCGCGGGCGAGCGGCTCGCGCTCCTGAATGCGTATCGCGAGGGCGAGATTGACGTGATGGTGCAGGTCGACATGATCGGGGAGGGCACCGACATCAAGCCCATCTCCGTGCTGGTCAAGGCCGACCTCGTGCGGGCCGTCGGCAAGACGATGCAGCAGGTCTTCCGGGGGATGCGCTACGTGCCGCAGTGGCCCGAGGCGGCCAACACCTGCGACCTCTACGCCGCCGAGGACTCGGGCGTCGCCGAGACGCTCCGCTGGATCGCGGCCGAGGAGAAGCTGGGTACCAAAAAGAGCAAGCAGGGGACCGGCGGCGGCGAGGGGCCGGAGACGGAGCCGACCGAGGTGTCGGTCTGGGAGTTGAAGTCGGTCCGCCAGGGCAACGCGACGACGCTCTCGCTGGAGCAGATGCCCGGCTACCGGTCCTCGGCCCAGTTCCACCGCGCGCCCGAGGCGCCCGCGTCGAAGCCGGTCGCCATCGACATGGCGGCGCGCGAGCGCGAGCTCCGGCTGGCCTGCGCCGAGCTGGCCAAGGAGCTCAGCTACGCCGCCGACGTGTCGGTCCGCCAGGTGCACGCCGCCTGGAAGCAGCAGGTCCGCGGCCAGGCCCAGGCCGACGCGAGCGTGGTCGAGCTCGACAAGAAGCGGACGTGGCTGGAGCGCTCCCTCCGCGCCGGGCGCCTGCTGTAA
- a CDS encoding M1 family metallopeptidase, with protein sequence MLRLSGLLAALALLVGPAGAQTDALPETNESLFAPLALPAPNAYRNADGRPGHAYWQNRNDYEIEVALDPATHTVSGTVRLTYTNNSPQPLDHVWMHLEQNLFAPDSRGARRTPPDSRWRGSFAEGGYRLGAVTADGEAVTPVIDDTRMRIDLPEALAEDGGRVEIVVPYSFVIPEYGADRMGRLETERGTVYELAQWYPRVAVYDDVSGWNALPYLGQGEFYLGYGDFEYSITAPSSLTVVGTGELLNEREVYTATQRERLAEARRSIERVRIITPDEVGTPAAHHGDGMTTWRFRAENVRDIAWAASEAFILDAATASVDLGDGDTNDVLIMSAYPHEGVGTPDNPGWEEATRFGRASILNNSRWYPYPYPVAISVAGVVGGMEYPMFQFSGVGARFMSLFGVIDHELGHNWFPMIVGSDERRYAWMDEGFNSYLNTFSNVTFYDENEDPTIAGYGQSDQARVIRLTEGPATADFMQQPYSADQPIVTYPDRIRPQALGWLAYRKPAKGLLLLRNEVVGPERFDAAFREYIERWAYKHPQPADFFRTIEDVTGEDLDWFWRGWFYTTDTFDQALTALTVADGFASASVENRGGIVLPTTVEFAFSDGSTATAVIPAEAYFSTDAAGARVPLDGRTLVSARLNPSGDAPDADPSNDARDL encoded by the coding sequence ATGCTTCGCCTGTCCGGCCTCCTGGCCGCGCTCGCCCTCCTCGTCGGCCCCGCCGGCGCCCAGACCGACGCGCTGCCCGAGACCAACGAGTCCCTCTTCGCCCCGCTCGCTCTGCCGGCGCCGAACGCATACCGGAATGCCGACGGCCGGCCGGGCCACGCCTACTGGCAGAACCGCAACGACTACGAGATCGAGGTCGCCCTCGACCCGGCCACCCACACCGTCAGCGGGACGGTCCGGCTGACCTACACCAACAACAGCCCCCAGCCGCTCGACCACGTCTGGATGCACCTGGAGCAGAACCTGTTCGCGCCCGACAGCCGCGGCGCGCGGCGGACGCCGCCAGACTCCCGCTGGCGCGGCTCCTTCGCCGAGGGCGGCTACCGCCTGGGCGCCGTCACCGCCGACGGGGAGGCCGTTACGCCGGTCATCGACGACACCCGCATGCGGATCGACCTGCCGGAGGCGCTCGCCGAGGACGGCGGGCGGGTCGAGATCGTGGTGCCGTACTCGTTCGTGATCCCGGAGTACGGAGCCGACCGGATGGGGCGCCTGGAGACCGAGCGCGGCACGGTCTACGAACTCGCCCAGTGGTACCCGCGCGTTGCCGTCTACGACGACGTCTCGGGCTGGAACGCGCTCCCGTACCTCGGCCAGGGCGAGTTCTACCTCGGCTACGGCGACTTCGAGTACAGCATCACCGCGCCGTCGTCCCTGACGGTGGTCGGCACGGGCGAGCTGCTCAACGAACGCGAGGTCTACACCGCGACGCAGCGCGAGCGGCTGGCCGAGGCCCGGCGCTCCATCGAGCGCGTCCGCATCATCACGCCCGACGAGGTCGGCACGCCCGCCGCGCACCACGGCGACGGCATGACCACGTGGCGCTTCCGCGCCGAGAACGTCCGCGACATCGCGTGGGCCGCCTCTGAGGCGTTCATCCTCGACGCGGCGACAGCGTCGGTGGACCTCGGCGACGGCGACACGAACGACGTGCTCATCATGAGTGCCTACCCGCACGAGGGCGTCGGCACGCCCGACAACCCGGGCTGGGAGGAAGCGACGCGGTTCGGTCGCGCGTCCATCCTCAACAACAGTCGCTGGTACCCCTATCCGTACCCGGTCGCCATCTCGGTGGCGGGCGTCGTCGGCGGGATGGAGTACCCGATGTTCCAGTTCTCAGGCGTGGGCGCGCGCTTCATGAGCCTGTTCGGCGTCATCGACCACGAGCTGGGCCACAACTGGTTTCCGATGATCGTGGGGAGCGACGAGCGACGCTACGCCTGGATGGACGAGGGCTTCAACAGCTACCTCAACACGTTCTCGAACGTCACCTTCTACGACGAGAACGAGGACCCGACCATCGCGGGCTACGGACAGTCCGATCAGGCGCGCGTGATCCGCCTCACCGAGGGCCCCGCCACGGCCGACTTCATGCAGCAGCCGTACTCGGCCGACCAGCCCATCGTGACCTACCCGGACCGGATCCGGCCGCAGGCGCTCGGCTGGCTGGCCTACCGGAAGCCCGCCAAGGGCTTGCTGCTGCTCCGCAACGAGGTCGTCGGTCCAGAGCGGTTCGACGCCGCCTTCCGCGAGTACATCGAGCGCTGGGCCTACAAGCACCCCCAGCCGGCCGACTTCTTCCGCACCATCGAGGACGTGACCGGCGAGGACCTCGACTGGTTCTGGCGCGGCTGGTTCTACACCACCGACACGTTCGACCAGGCGCTGACGGCGCTCACGGTCGCGGACGGCTTCGCGTCGGCCAGCGTCGAGAACCGGGGGGGGATCGTGCTCCCGACCACCGTCGAGTTCGCGTTCTCGGACGGCTCGACGGCGACGGCCGTGATCCCGGCCGAGGCCTACTTCTCGACCGACGCCGCCGGGGCCCGCGTGCCGCTCGACGGTCGCACGCTCGTCTCGGCCCGCCTCAACCCGTCCGGCGACGCCCCCGACGCCGACCCGTCGAACGACGCGCGCGACCTGTAG
- a CDS encoding metal ABC transporter permease, whose amino-acid sequence MTPQTEIQLIAAVTAAACGLVGAFLVLRKTALLSDAISHAILPGIVLAFFWTENLNSPLLLLAAALTGVLTVGLIEALGRTRLVKQDAAIALVFPALFSIGVVLISRYASGVHLDTDAVLLGDPAFSWIRRFEVSGRDLGPQSLWLMGTVLALVAAFVTVFYKELKISTFDAALAGALGLAPAAIHYALMTLVSVVAVGAFDVVGSILVVGLMIAPPAAAWLLTDRLPVLLGLSVGIGVVSAISGYWLARGLDVSIAGAMAVMAGVWFAVCLAFAPERGLVAQARRRARQRVAFAERMLLVHLLHHEHTPEADRECRVGHLSEHLRWERSFAARAVRAAERGGAVTRSGDRLALTAPGREAARRAMVA is encoded by the coding sequence GTGACTCCCCAGACCGAAATCCAGCTCATCGCTGCCGTCACGGCCGCCGCGTGCGGGCTGGTGGGCGCGTTCCTCGTGCTCCGCAAGACGGCGCTCCTGTCGGACGCGATCAGCCACGCCATCCTGCCCGGCATCGTGCTGGCGTTTTTCTGGACCGAGAACCTCAACTCGCCGCTGCTGCTGCTCGCCGCCGCGCTGACCGGCGTGCTGACGGTCGGCCTGATCGAGGCGCTGGGGCGGACGCGGCTCGTGAAGCAGGACGCGGCCATCGCGCTCGTCTTCCCGGCGCTGTTCTCGATCGGCGTGGTGCTGATCTCGCGCTACGCGTCGGGCGTCCACCTCGACACCGACGCGGTGCTCCTGGGCGACCCCGCGTTCTCGTGGATCCGGCGGTTCGAGGTCAGCGGGCGCGACCTGGGGCCGCAATCGCTGTGGCTGATGGGGACCGTGCTGGCGCTGGTGGCCGCGTTCGTGACGGTGTTCTACAAGGAGCTCAAGATCAGCACCTTCGACGCGGCCCTCGCGGGCGCGCTGGGGCTCGCCCCCGCCGCGATCCACTACGCCCTGATGACGCTCGTGTCGGTCGTCGCCGTGGGCGCGTTCGACGTGGTCGGCTCGATCCTGGTGGTCGGGCTGATGATCGCCCCGCCCGCCGCGGCGTGGCTGCTGACGGATCGCCTGCCGGTGTTGCTGGGGCTGTCGGTGGGGATCGGGGTCGTGAGCGCGATCAGCGGCTACTGGCTGGCGCGCGGCCTCGACGTGTCGATCGCCGGGGCGATGGCGGTGATGGCGGGCGTGTGGTTCGCGGTCTGCCTGGCGTTCGCGCCGGAGCGCGGGTTGGTGGCCCAGGCGCGACGCCGGGCGCGTCAGCGCGTCGCGTTCGCCGAGCGGATGCTGCTGGTCCACCTGCTCCACCACGAGCACACGCCCGAGGCGGACCGCGAGTGCCGGGTGGGGCACCTCTCGGAGCACCTCCGCTGGGAGCGGTCGTTCGCGGCGCGGGCCGTCAGGGCGGCCGAGCGGGGCGGGGCCGTGACGCGCTCCGGCGACCGCCTGGCGCTGACGGCTCCCGGCCGCGAGGCCGCCCGGCGGGCCATGGTGGCGTAG